A window of Polaribacter litorisediminis contains these coding sequences:
- a CDS encoding bifunctional folylpolyglutamate synthase/dihydrofolate synthase — protein MTYQETVSWMFAQLPMYQRAGKVAFKKDLTNIIAFSKALNYPEKKFKSIHVGGTNGKGSTSHMLASILQEAGYKVGLYTSPHLKSFTERIRINGDEIPKHKVSAFITKHQEFLEHQKLSFFEMTVGLAFDYFASEKVDIAIIEVGLGGRLDSTNIIIPELAVITNIGLDHTQFLGETLPEIAFEKAGIIKKNIPVIIGEKQPEVEKVFHKKAKENNSVLIFASDDDKVYQTDLLGDYQKANSKTAATAIKYLKGFEVFEKNIIAGLLNVVKNTNLKGRWQILQENPSVICDTAHNTEGLTLVLNQLKQEKYIKLHMVLGFVSDKKLEDVLPLFPKDATYYFCRPNIPRGLNEVVLQEKAAHFNLIGKKYTTVQKALQNALNNANQGDMIYVGGSTFVVAEII, from the coding sequence ACCAAAGAGCGGGTAAAGTGGCATTCAAAAAAGATTTAACGAATATTATAGCATTTTCTAAAGCGTTAAACTATCCGGAAAAAAAGTTTAAATCCATTCATGTTGGGGGTACCAATGGAAAAGGTTCCACATCGCATATGTTGGCATCCATTTTACAAGAGGCAGGCTATAAAGTTGGTTTGTATACATCGCCGCATTTAAAAAGTTTTACAGAGAGAATTAGAATTAATGGTGATGAAATTCCGAAGCACAAAGTTTCAGCCTTTATAACGAAACATCAAGAATTTTTAGAACATCAAAAATTGTCTTTTTTCGAGATGACAGTCGGATTAGCTTTTGACTATTTTGCTAGTGAAAAAGTAGATATTGCCATTATCGAAGTCGGTTTAGGTGGTCGTTTAGATTCAACAAACATTATAATTCCAGAATTAGCTGTCATCACCAATATAGGATTAGATCATACGCAGTTTTTAGGAGAAACCTTACCAGAAATAGCCTTTGAAAAAGCAGGGATTATCAAAAAAAACATTCCTGTAATTATCGGTGAAAAACAGCCAGAAGTAGAAAAGGTCTTTCATAAAAAAGCAAAAGAAAATAATTCGGTGCTTATCTTTGCCTCTGATGATGATAAAGTTTACCAAACAGATTTGCTTGGAGATTATCAAAAGGCAAATTCAAAAACCGCGGCTACTGCTATAAAGTACTTAAAAGGATTCGAGGTTTTTGAGAAAAATATTATTGCCGGACTTTTAAATGTTGTAAAAAACACAAATTTAAAAGGAAGATGGCAGATTTTACAAGAAAATCCGAGCGTAATTTGTGATACAGCTCATAATACAGAAGGTTTAACGCTAGTATTAAATCAACTTAAGCAAGAGAAATATATTAAATTACACATGGTCTTAGGTTTTGTTTCAGATAAGAAGTTAGAAGACGTTTTACCACTTTTCCCTAAAGATGCAACGTATTATTTTTGCAGGCCAAATATTCCAAGAGGTTTGAATGAAGTTGTTTTACAAGAAAAAGCAGCTCATTTCAATTTAATAGGAAAAAAATATACAACGGTTCAAAAAGCACTTCAGAACGCCTTAAATAATGCAAATCAGGGTGATATGATTTATGTTGGCGGAAGTACATTTGTGGTGGCAGAAATAATTTAA